CGTGTGAAATATCACAGAATTCTCTGCGCCCTGCGCTTTAGAGATTGCTTATTTTCATTAGTTAAAGTCTATCGAGAAACTTAGTGGCAAACCTTTCGATGCTACAGCGCCGATGGAGATAGGGTTTTGCTCACACCCAATATTTTCTCGTCATGCTCTGCCTGATCTTGAATGATTTTGGcgtatttttcattatcgCGTAAATCGTCCTCGTCCAGCATGTCCTGCATTCTTTGTttgtaactgaaaaaatatgtacacaaTTAAGTAACAAAGTATGTTGTCATAACTTTAATGGTACAATTAGATGTTTCGGACTGCACTTGGCatttgaatttcaagatcAGCGCTATGTgcggaaaaattgtttgacaaaaattcGTGAAAGCAAGACTTACATTTCACTGTCTGGATTATTCTCTTGATTTCGACACTTGTCTAGTTTCTTCTCGAGCGACCGAACTACTTCTCTTGTTGGAGGCTCAACACACTTTGCCATTGATcttatttctgaaaattcaatatactATAGAGTTACATTCGTTGATAATGTATCGAAATAAAGTAACGAAGACAATGAAACGTCCCCAGAAACGATTACGATGTACTTACTTCTGACAGCCTCGATGATTCCTGGCAAATGTTCCCTCGAGAACAGTGTATCTGTTACATAATTGTCGAGATTCGCAGCAGCTCTTGACGCTGCGTGCAAGGTGGCAGCCAAAGCAATTTGACTCGGAGCATAAATCAGAATACTATCTGTGAGAAAGACTCTTTCGAGAAAATCGTCAATATGGGGTCTCAGCTTCTCTGGATTTTCAAGTGCGGTGCATCTAGTCTAAAATCacaggaaaaaattgatagagAATTACAAAAGGTCCGATGTGATCTTGATAAGTGAACCAGACATAGCAGAGATAAGAGTTTAAATTAAAACTCTGAATGGTCAAGAGATAGTTATAAAATACGTGATAAAAACTTTAACCAATACTCTGCAAGTTGGAAAATATGTTGATTACCTTCTGAAACTAAACTCACCTTTATATCGATCATCAAGCCCTCTACAGGTCTGAAAGGATTATGGACAGTCAGGTTATAGTTGAGCTGTTGCATGAGTAACAATTCGTTGTTTAAAATGATGTCTGATGCTTTTTCTCTGTCTCCTTTGATGTTCGCTACGAACTGGGATATTGAGACATTGAATTCCTCCACctgggaaagaaaatttaaaaaagaatgaaatctGGTACcagttgaaaagttttgttaATTGCAATGAAAAAAGCTAATTACTAGTCATGTCTGCGAGTAAGTTAAATTGTATTCGCATTATGAATACTTGCCTTGCAGCCGAGGTAGACGCACGTAACGAGGATTTCCTTAGGGTGGTAATCCATAACGCTGTTCCTTAGATAGAATCTTTTGAAGTAGTGAAGCGCAGTGGCTACGGTTGGTCTTGGCATGGGCGGAACAAATCTGCGACAGAAGTCTCGGAGTTGTAATTCATAGAATTTGAGTAATATCCGTTCTTCCGAAGCTGTTAGGAAATGCTCTTCTCTCTGATCGCGCTGTACAATTGAAAAGAACGAGCCGTTTTTCAAGTCAAATTATCACTCTTTCGCGGAAACGGAAACGTAtcggaaaaatatttgcacatAATACGCCAATCGAATGTTAGGCCGGAATTTTCACGTCAGTATAAATATCAACCTTCTTCCCACAACGGTGAATACATTTTGACCAACGTTATTATTTGACTGTCCCAAATTTGTATTCAAGTCATCAACAAACTGCGTGAGATTCGATGTATTGTCAACGGTTCGAAATGGCGTGTTCTCCACAACACGTCGcgcataataaaaattctcaaataaatttatccacccatatatatatatatatataaaatgataCGTCAAAATGAACGGAGACTACCGAGGTATGCTAATGAAAGATCGAATATTCTCGAATAGTGAATCAAATGGTAAACGCACGTTGTTCGAAGCTGAAACAATGATCGAGAACTTTCTACGAACTGCCTTTCGATCAAgtaatttgtttcaaattgacAAAACACGCTTTTTTGCTTATAGCTATAGATATTTTATTCGGGAGGTGAAATCAATGGATGGAACAAACTCACCGGAACGTGCACGCCGTGTTTGTCGATGAATTCGGAGTTCGTCTTCTCGCGAAGTTCCGTGAGGTCATTTTCGTCGCTGAATATCCAGTACATCTTTTGAGAGCTCATTGGAAACATTTTTGGTGTATTTATTATCGCGTGAGAAGTTTAATCGCACCGCAACAAACTCCCCAATAATATTTCTTCG
The genomic region above belongs to Diprion similis isolate iyDipSimi1 chromosome 8, iyDipSimi1.1, whole genome shotgun sequence and contains:
- the LOC124409412 gene encoding cyclin-H isoform X1, which encodes MFPMSSQKMYWIFSDENDLTELREKTNSEFIDKHGVHVPRDQREEHFLTASEERILLKFYELQLRDFCRRFVPPMPRPTVATALHYFKRFYLRNSVMDYHPKEILVTCVYLGCKVEEFNVSISQFVANIKGDREKASDIILNNELLLMQQLNYNLTVHNPFRPVEGLMIDIKTRCTALENPEKLRPHIDDFLERVFLTDSILIYAPSQIALAATLHAASRAAANLDNYVTDTLFSREHLPGIIEAVRKIRSMAKCVEPPTREVVRSLEKKLDKCRNQENNPDSEIYKQRMQDMLDEDDLRDNEKYAKIIQDQAEHDEKILGVSKTLSPSAL
- the LOC124409412 gene encoding cyclin-H isoform X2 — protein: MTSRNFARRRTPNSSTNTACTFRFVPPMPRPTVATALHYFKRFYLRNSVMDYHPKEILVTCVYLGCKVEEFNVSISQFVANIKGDREKASDIILNNELLLMQQLNYNLTVHNPFRPVEGLMIDIKTRCTALENPEKLRPHIDDFLERVFLTDSILIYAPSQIALAATLHAASRAAANLDNYVTDTLFSREHLPGIIEAVRKIRSMAKCVEPPTREVVRSLEKKLDKCRNQENNPDSEIYKQRMQDMLDEDDLRDNEKYAKIIQDQAEHDEKILGVSKTLSPSAL